TCAGAAGTTGACACGGAAGTAAGTACTTATCTGTTGTACTTGAGATACATAATATAGTTAGAGTCTCTGCTAAATGTGTTCTTTTCCATAAAATTTTGTGTCGTAGCcctgatttttttttgttcCAATTTGCAGAGATTTGGGAATGCATAAGGTGGTATTCGCGGATAATGTGCTTGAGGATGGCACAAATTTGTCATATATTGTTCAAGGAGAGGTAAATGCgataaaaaaaactttattCACATCACTCCTGcttaaaataaattcttaaaattgCTTATAGATGCATTCAGAATATTTTTGGCGATGATGGTAAAGGTTTCTTCACAAAAAAGAATTTCACCtttatttagttatttttattGAGCAGAAAAGGCTGGAGGGCTATAAAGTAAAAGGCGGTATTTTCTGCTTCTGCTGCAAAAAAATGGTAATGTCATACCATAATCTTTATGTATTATCTATGATTATGTGTTCAATAGTGCCCTTACATTGTATATAATGTACGCCAGTATTGCATAATCATTGCACACCTGCATATTATTATGATAGTTGCttcttatattatttactcTGACATTCCTGTAAAATACTCGTCTTTGATGACATCCATTTTTTATTCATAGGTGAGCCCTTCACAGTTTGAGGCTCATGCTGGTTTTGCTTCCCGCCGAAAGCCGTGAGTGTTTTTTGGGTCCCTTCTTTTCATGATTTGCTTTCAAATTTCATCGTCTTTTATTAAACATATGCTCATTAATCacattatttttatattggtTCGAGATGTTTGCCGGATTCTGTTCTTATTTTAGCAAGTATAATTTTGCCATATAAACATGGTAGAATCTATATGACCACATCGGAGCATTTTTATTTAAGCTTTCTGAATGTATttataattctttttttttaaccaatttttttttgctTGCCAGTTATGATAACATATTCACGTCTGATGGTGTGTCACTGCACGAGATATCCCTTGGACTGTCTACCCTCCGTAAATCATCTTCCAAGGGAAATGATGATCTGTGCTCTATATGTAAGGAGGGGGGCAAGCTGTTGTGCTGTGACAACTGCCCACGAGCTTTCCACCCTGGTTAGTGCACTTTCTTTTTTGCTCTATCATGGTTGTGCTATTTGCAAACTTTAATGATGgattttatgtatttaatttattattcaaACATGCTGTGATTCGAAAGATTCATGCCATGCAACATATTATTATTGTTGCATAAGAAAGACTGCAAAACTCAATTTAGACCCTTGCGTCTCTTTTTCCGGTTTAAGCTGGATATCAGCATGTGTATGGACAGTCTTTCTCATCATTTCTGCACCTATACGTACCTCACATAACTCACTGGTTTTACTGCAGAATGTGTTCCACTTTCAAGTATTCCACAAGGAAAATGGTATTGCAAATACTGCGAGAACATGTTCCAAAAGGCAAAGGTCGCTAAGCTCAATGCAAACGCAATTGCAGCTGGAAGAGTGGCTGGTGTTGATCCTTTGGAAGAAATAAAACAGCGCTGCATTCGAATTGTTGGAATACTTGAAGCTGATGTTGGTGGATGTGCACTTTGCAGGTTGTGTTCCGGTTCTTCCTTGTATGTTATAAATTATTACTACATGATATTGGAGCTGTTCAGCTCTACTTTACTCTTTTTCCCCATTTTATGCAAGCAAACGAATTGTGCAAGTGGTGTGCAGAATCATTTTTAGGGTGAAATCAGTACACTTCTGATAAATTCTTGATATAAGAATTGGCATCTCCTTTACTGTAAATTTCCTTGGATTATTCTATCACTGATTTGAGTTTCAATTCTTGCAGGGATCATGATTTTAGTGCAGTGGAATTTAATGACTCCACGGTGATTATTTGTGATCAGGTTATAGGCTCTTCTTATAAACCGAAGCAGATTTCTAAATTAAAGGAAAATACTACTGGTTTCTAATTTGACAAACATTCTGATCGTTATTTTTTAGTGTGAAAAAGAATATCACGTGGGTTGTCTGAGGGAGAACAAGATTGCTGACTTGAAGGTTAGTTGATACTGTAACAATGCTTATCATTCCTCACTTTTCAGATACAATAAATCCACTTATTGCATTCCTTTGAGAATAATCTCGACCATCAGGAATTGCCGGAGAATGAATGGTTTTGCTGCAATGAATGCCTAACCACAAAAGCCACTCTCCAGAAGTTGATTTCAGATGGAGAGCAGATGCTTCCACAACCTGTCCTTGACATTGTGAAGAAGAAATATGAGGAAAAAGGTTTGGGAAATTCCTCCAATCTCGACATAAAATGGAGACTTCTGAGTGGGAAAACAGCATCCGAACACACCAGGGCATGGCTTTCGGGTGCAGTCAATATTTTTCACGTTAGTACCTGCCAGATACCACTTTCACCTCAAGAGACGAATAATTTATGATTATTCGATTATATgcgaaaaatacattttaaaatttaatttataaaaattattgcaGGACCGATTCGATCCTATCGCTGATTCTAGCACTGGTCCTCGTGATCTTATTCCTGACTTGGTTTATGGGTAAACTAGTATACAATATATTTGCATATGTGCCTTGTTTTGTTATTTTAGCTAATGAAAATAATTGCTGACGATTGTGACAGGAGGCAGTTCAAAGACCAGGATCTTGGTGGCGTGTATTGTGCCATATTGATTGTCAAGTAAGGATTATTCTGATATTTTTAGCATATGAATGATTCTTTCGATTTACTCTCTATTCTGATTCTGTTTCTATAGCTCGGAGGTGGTTTCTGCCGCGACTTTTCGGGTTTTTGGGCAAGAAGTTGCGGAGCTTCCCCTAGTTGCTACACACAGTGACTCGCAAGGGAAGGTAAGTTTACTCGGTATTGAAGTTACGTCAAGGTTTCCCAGAAGTCGAATCCAAAGCTAAATATTTCGTGATTTGCTTCTTTTACAGGGATATTTTCCGTCACTCTTCTTTTGTATTGAAACAACGCTCAAATCTCTCAACGTGAAAAACTTGGTGCTACCAGCTGCTGATGAAGCTGAATCACTATGGAAAGAGAGATTTGGGTTCAAAAAACTTGGTGAAGAACAGGTACTTTTATGCCCTTGTCTCGTATATTAATCTCAAGGATCAAATTTTCTTTAATGCGcatattgaatttattttttcgcCTTTGCAGCTAGATCAATACACAAAGAACTACCAACTGTTGATATTTCAAGGGACATCTGTTTTACATAAATCTCTCTCTCAGCCATCTTAGTGTTGGCGTATCAACCTTTTTTGTTCCATTTTTTCCTTCCCAAACCCAGCTTTTGTTTGGTTGGCATGCAAATTTTGTGCAAGAAAAGGGCATATTCAATTGTACATGCTTCAGCAAAATTTTGTGAATTGTTgtattatatgttaatatgtttttCCTTTTTCAAATATGTTTTTGTGCATTTTTGGCTTCAGAGTTACAGattgaaggaaaaaaatttaagaatattATATATCAATGTAAAATATACACATTGATTGTAACGACCATGAGCTATCTCGATCTTGGACTCCTACGGAAgccttgtcccatcttgggttcccACTGGGACATTTTCCCTCACAGGCTTTCCCATGCGTCATTACTAATAGAATTTCTCCAGCCCAAGCACCGGAGCTTTTACTTTCCCAGGATTCGAAGTCCAGGAGGTCTTAGGTTCGAATCCTGGGAAGGTAAAAGCTCCCGTGCCTGGGCTGGAGAAGTGCTATGAGTAATGATGCGTGAGAAAGCccgtgaggaaaaaggccccagtgggaacccaagatgggacaaggccTCCGAGAGAGCCCAAGATCGAGATAGTTCATCGTCGTTACAAAAAAATACTCCTTtttttttgtaacgatcataggccattaggctgaatcaacatgggcctcggcccataTCCACAcaccactactggtcatgggtcgttaggatggtccaacATGGGCgcaccgtcactcatagaatatcacACCCCtggaaagtggtttctttcgcctctcccaacacttgaacccaggacCTTCAGACTTAAATACCTAGATTCTTAATGCGTTGGTACCAGTTAGGCTAGTTTGAAAGGTATAGCCGATACTAtcacctctcaaaaatcactcataaacataaataaaagtcataaaatatctttaacataacttaaaatcataaatcataattagtgcggaaaactagcgtcggtcctcgggttatgtacaTCTTCAGTctagcaaagtcaaccatcaagacctccatcaaactcatctgcatcaatcacacctagtgagtctaaagactcaacacatcataattttttataacaagtaatacatatacagctcacaagcaacagtgtaaatacttttacgtaaaataatattttttgaacattcataactttaacatcaacttttttcttttttatcatttcatatcatatatcctttcatcatgagcatatacatttttcctttttaccGATTCGGATCGTTAATCATGACTTTCTTTTCCtcataaggtcgatggatcgactacatgtaaccacagtactcggtggcggggacatcagcaacactctcacccgccaactgagccttggcctatcctcatcatatggaaatacgatcgtcgggcttcctctggggccttctcccatagacgggtttctctggggccttcttccataaatgggctctctTTGGGCTCTTCCCGtaaatgggctctctctggggcctttttccctaCGACATCcccattcatatcatcataatagtCACAATTGCTTCACATCCTCCaatgtttcacattttcatcattttataaaaatcatgcatttaatatcatttttcttttaaaaacatgCCAGCAACATTTCTTTTAACTTTATCGTTTTCACATAAATTccataaataatcataaaattccataaacatttaaaataaacctttcagcatataaaacagtattcagagcactgccatgacgtttacgaattttcgggtgtaaaattaccattttgcccttagacgtaaaatttcacgtttttgacttttttcttaatttcattgactctaacatgtcccaaataattatttaagtttaaattaattttctcaaattttacTTAGCTTAAATAGtagattttttaattaatctttaattattcgtatttaaggcgttttaatcccgaataatttcaaactcattattttgatcccaaattttaaatataatatttttattatttattctaccattGGGAGCcgtgaaccacacccgtggacccatggttccaattttattcttattattttcgtttttgacacatatACGAATACaacgagccatctcccaaaatactcgagccacgtcCAAGCTACCTTGAGCCAAGCctgagccaacccatctagggaccctactgaccaagcccagcccaaagatcCAGCCACTAAGGCGCTCAAACCATCCTAGAGCCGAGCTACAGAAtttgcatgtgtgtgtgagagacTCCTTTGAGCATTAGGACTCCTAACTCAACTAGGACAATTCCatccgagccaccaccgagcccacctgaccctaaccatccctggaccacgcctagacccagcccagaccaacccagccATTAGAACCCAAGCAGCGAACACTGAACAAAGTGACAATAGCCTTCGCGTGTTTGTGGTGTTCCCTCGCTTCTCACGTTTCctctcgagccagcagccacccaagccgcaccagcccctgcCTAGACCCTTGTAGGAACCCTCCTAGACCCTTAGAACTTAAGGACTCGACCCCAGCCCCTAAAACCGAAGCCACACATAAGCTGCAGAAACACAGCCGAGAAGACCCACTTGACAATGACTCATGTTTTCTAGCTTAGCCACCTACCCAACgagccagcccttgaaccagcccctcaggcaccctcttaggaccctaatcacttgacctagcccagccaAAGCCCTCTGGCCGAGCCCCTAAACCATCTGCACGAGCTTGCTCTCGGGCTCCCCAGCCTCGGCTTGCTCTCGGGCTCCCCAGCctcttgtctcgagtcctagcgtggctaggactcttcccttgacccctcacggaccctagccaagccctggtcCCAGCCAAAGCCAAGAGATGCATCATACCCTTGAACCCGATCACCCTTGGACACAATAATCATGTTTCGGTTCCAACTTCGGTTCTTGTGCGTGTGCTGCATATTGTGCATGTTTCTAGGCCCTTAAACTTGAGTAAAACAATCCCATATtacttcctaatcatggcagccccttaggtacatgtaaatcatgatttttggatcaaaacacATGCTTTAAAAATCACCTATGATGCATCTACGAAAATATTGCTAGGTGcaacttgttttcatgcaatttcctacataaatacataatatggtgtgatgaatGAGTAAAAAGAAGAATAtgacataatatggtgtgatgatgagtaaaagaagaATATGACATGCCTTTGCTTATTTTATGCACAAATtaacgttgacgattgaagaacgatgGCACCAAGACGATGACTTGATTTTCCCTTGGAAACCTTCGAAACTTTGATGCTTTCCCCCTCTTGCTATTcacgtgtgtgcgtgtgtttttgTTGGAGAGAGTTTCGAAAGT
This sequence is a window from Primulina tabacum isolate GXHZ01 chromosome 17, ASM2559414v2, whole genome shotgun sequence. Protein-coding genes within it:
- the LOC142530967 gene encoding uncharacterized protein LOC142530967 isoform X1, with the protein product MAKDMDAGEVVVSSVRSGMKREFAMMMKAQSEMGGELSVARRRVTRSQNTGSSGKDNVGSCKRMKKEDGEKSGRKDMGKVDDEAESGLVDVRIDVEGDLRSLESELVGEWRNEGCDMLPDSKERSVQPFCTESGAGPVLSGGTGTSTSHLSKSKKVPTKLRDLLETGLFEGLPVCYIRGSKAREQPDSVLRGFVRGTGILCSCEECKGEKVVTPNQFELHAGSGNKRPPEYIYLENGKNLRDVLNACKVEHSDSLEVVIRNFIGHADLRPPASCLKCKGLIHGISGKNSMVLCGACVGPKESDSCPTQTSEAMYRHFRDPLSGVSSPVASCSQLEVSRSTHMPSRSQSRSKTQKLTRKDLGMHKVVFADNVLEDGTNLSYIVQGEKRLEGYKVKGGIFCFCCKKMVSPSQFEAHAGFASRRKPYDNIFTSDGVSLHEISLGLSTLRKSSSKGNDDLCSICKEGGKLLCCDNCPRAFHPECVPLSSIPQGKWYCKYCENMFQKAKVAKLNANAIAAGRVAGVDPLEEIKQRCIRIVGILEADVGGCALCRDHDFSAVEFNDSTVIICDQCEKEYHVGCLRENKIADLKELPENEWFCCNECLTTKATLQKLISDGEQMLPQPVLDIVKKKYEEKGLGNSSNLDIKWRLLSGKTASEHTRAWLSGAVNIFHDRFDPIADSSTGPRDLIPDLVYGRQFKDQDLGGVYCAILIVNSEVVSAATFRVFGQEVAELPLVATHSDSQGKGYFPSLFFCIETTLKSLNVKNLVLPAADEAESLWKERFGFKKLGEEQLDQYTKNYQLLIFQGTSVLHKSLSQPS
- the LOC142530967 gene encoding uncharacterized protein LOC142530967 isoform X2, with product MAKDMDAGEVVVSSVRSGMKREFAMMMKAQSEMGGELSVARRRVTRSQNTGSSGKDNVGSCKRMKKEDGEKSGRKDMGKVDDEAESGLVDVRIDVEGDLRSLESELVGEWRNEGCDMLPDSKERSVQPFCTESGAGPVLSGGTGTSTSHLSKSKKVPTKLRDLLETGLFEGLPVCYIRGSKAREQPDSVLRGFVRGTGILCSCEECKGEKVVTPNQFELHAGSGNKRPPEYIYLENGKNLRDVLNACKVEHSDSLEVVIRNFIGHADLRPPASCLKCKGLIHGISGKNSMVLCGACVGPKESDSCPTQTSEAMYRDPLSGVSSPVASCSQLEVSRSTHMPSRSQSRSKTQKLTRKDLGMHKVVFADNVLEDGTNLSYIVQGEKRLEGYKVKGGIFCFCCKKMVSPSQFEAHAGFASRRKPYDNIFTSDGVSLHEISLGLSTLRKSSSKGNDDLCSICKEGGKLLCCDNCPRAFHPECVPLSSIPQGKWYCKYCENMFQKAKVAKLNANAIAAGRVAGVDPLEEIKQRCIRIVGILEADVGGCALCRDHDFSAVEFNDSTVIICDQCEKEYHVGCLRENKIADLKELPENEWFCCNECLTTKATLQKLISDGEQMLPQPVLDIVKKKYEEKGLGNSSNLDIKWRLLSGKTASEHTRAWLSGAVNIFHDRFDPIADSSTGPRDLIPDLVYGRQFKDQDLGGVYCAILIVNSEVVSAATFRVFGQEVAELPLVATHSDSQGKGYFPSLFFCIETTLKSLNVKNLVLPAADEAESLWKERFGFKKLGEEQLDQYTKNYQLLIFQGTSVLHKSLSQPS